The segment TGTTCGAGCATGGTCAGCAATAACACGAAGTGCAACATCAGATTTCTCAGATGAGCCGTATTTAACACCCGTTAGCTCCATCGCTTTATTCAAAATCTGCATGGTCGTGTCAATTTCGTAGATATTTTCTACGCCTTGCAATAGCGCAGCTGTGCGTTCTAGCCCAAGGCCCGTATCAATGCTCTTTGCAGGAAGCTCGCCCAAAATTGGATAACTATCTTTACCACCGCCTGCTCCGCGTTCGTTTTGCATGAAAACAAGGTTCCAAATTTCTAAGTAACGATTTTCATCCGCGATTGGGCCGCCATCTTTTCCGTAGGCAGGACCGCGATCGAAGTAAATCTCTGAACATGGTCCGCAAGGCCCTGGAACTCCCATCGACCAGAAGTTATCTGCCATATCGCGGCGTTGAATTCGCTCTTTAGGTATGCCGATCTTTTTATGCCAGATATCGGCTGCTTCATCATCGGTTAGATAAACGGTTACCCACAATTTATCTTCAGGAAAACCATAACCACCATCTGAAATCGGCCGGGTTAAAAGATCCCAAGCAAGGGCGATCGCACCCTCTTTAAAGTAATCACCAAATGAGAAGTTTCCACACATCTGGAAAAAAGATGCATGGCGGGTTGTCTTTCCAACTTCATCGATATCTAGAGTACGTACACATTTTTGGACCGACGTTGCACGCTTAAAGGGAGGAGTTACCTCGCCGAGAAAATAGGGCTTAAATGGAACCATTCCTGCATTTACAAGTAAGAGATTTGGATCATCGGCAATTAAAGATGCTGACGGAACAACGGTGTGAGTTAAACCTTCGCGGTTACCGCTTTCAAAAAAGCGCAGCCAGCGTGAACGTATCTCGGCGGATTCCACGTTTGGAGATCACTCAGCCTTCTTCTTCTTTTTAGAGCGAGATTTACTCATTCCGGCCGCGCTAATTAGCGCGCCAGCGACTTTAACCGCAGGACCACTCTTATCCATGAATCCTGTCGTTGCATCAGCAACTTTTGTAGTTACATCTTCTACGTTCTTAGTTATGCGCGCAAAGCTTTCAAGGGGGCTATTTACTAGTTCTACAGTGCGAGTTGACTCGTGAATTAACGGTGCAGTCTCATCTGTAAGAACTTTAAGTGAGGCTCTTGCCTCATCTACGAGGCGGCCGATGCGGATTACTGCGTAAGAAATTGCTATGGCGATAACAAGTAGTGAGCATGCCGCAATAATCGTTGCTACTCCGCCTGGACCGGTAACCATTTCCATCCTCACTTAATTTGCACTAATAATCGGCTTAATATCGTTAGCCTACCTGAGATAGCCCTTACTTCTGGCTATCTACCTTTGTAACTCCATCAATTCCACTCTCTTTACGCTGTGCTGGAGTAATTGGCGTTGGCGCCCCAGTAAGCGGATCTCCCCCGCTTGCCGTCTTTGGAAAGGCGATAACTTCACGGATTGAGTCGCTTCCGGTTAGTAGTGCGCAAACGCGATCTAGGCCAAGTGCGATTCCGCCATGTGGTGGTGGACCGTAATTAAATGCTTCAAGTAAGAAACCAAATTTGCTCATCGCTTCTTCATCGCTTAACCCAATGACAGAGAAGACATCTTTTTGAATCTGGCGATCATGGATACGAATCGATCCGCCACCGAGTTCGGTTCCGTTAAGAACGATGTCATATGCATATGCCAAAGCGTTGGCAGGATCAGATGCGAATGTTTTTGCAAACTCTGGCTTTGGACCAGTGAATGGGTGGTGCACTGCAGTCCATCCACCATTATCCGTTGGTTCGAACATTGGAGCATCCACTACCCATAGGAATTCCCATGCGCCTTCAGAGATTAAATTACAGCGCTTGCCGATTTCTAGACGAACTGCGCCGAGAAGTGAAAGGGATGCTGAACGCTCACCGGCGGCGAAGAAGATTGCATCGCCTGACTTCGCGCCAGCAGCTGCAACAATTCCGGCAGTCTCTTTCTCAGAAATATTCTTTGAGACGGGGCCACCTAGAGTTCCATCTTCATTTACAAGGATGTATGCAAGGCCTTTTGCACCGCGCGCCTTTGCCCAATCCTGCCAAGCATCGAGTTCGCGACGTGGTGATGATGCGCCACCTGGCATCACGACGCTACCAACGTATGGCGCTTGGAAGACACGGAACTCGGTATCTTTAAAGAATTCAGTCTGCTCGACTAACTGCAGGCCAAAACGAAGGTCTGGTTTATCTGAACCATAGTTCTGCATTGCATCGGCATAAGTCATATGGCGAATCGGAGTTGGAATATCGTAACCAACCGCTTCTTTCCAGATCTTAACCAAGAGCTTTTCAGCAACTGCCAAGATATCTGCTTGATCAATGAAAGACATTTCGATATCTAGTTGAGTAAATTCTGGCTGGCGATCAGCACGGAAATCTTCATCGCGGAAACAGCGCGCAATTTGGTAATAACGTTCCATGCCGGCAACCATCAAGAGTTGCTTAAACAACTGTGGAGATTGAGGGAGTGCATACCAACTTCCGGGTTGCAGACGAACCGGAACTAAGAAGTCGCGTGCACCTTCTGGAGTGCTACGAGTCAAGTAAGGAGTTTCAATCTCTAGAAAATCGAGATCTTCCATAACACGACGAATTGTTGAAGTTACCTTTGAGCGTAGGCGCATATTTGCGGCCGGCTTTTCGCGACGCAGATCTAAGTAGCGGTACTTAAGGCGAACTTCTTCAGAAATTTCAGAATCATTTCCGCTATCAACTGGAAAGGGAAGCGCGGCGCTCTCACTAAGAACGACTATGTCATCGCCCATGACTTCAATTGCTCCGGTTGGGTTTGAAGTATTGGCATTGCCATCAGGGCGCAGAACAACTTCGCCCTTTATCTGCAGACACCATTCGGCGCGAAGAGATCCAGCTAGAGCTTCGTCGCGAATGACTACCTGAACTGAACCTGTGGCATCACGTAAGTCGATAAAGGCAACGCCACCGTGATCGCGGCGGCGCGCAACCCAACCAGCCAGGCTTACCGTCTGACCAGCATCGCTTGCGCGCAGAGCGCCAGCATCGTGAGTACGTAACATTTTAAAAGCCGCCTTTAATATTTGTAAAACGTTGGTCAGAGATCCCCGAGAAGAACGCTCTGTAATTGGTCAATCTTAACCGATCTCGTGCTGCCATCGCTCATGCGTTTGAGTTCAACGCTCCCTGAGGCTACTTCGCTATCACCAAGAACGATTACATAGCGAGATCCACTTTTATCGGCAGCCTTCATCGCACCCTTTAGGGCGCGATCACCAAAGGCGATCTCCGTGCGAATCCCCGCTTCACGCAATTTCGCTGCAATAGATAAGGATGCGCTCTTTTGATTATCGCCCAAAGGAATGATGAATAGATCTGATGAGAATTGATTTTCAACTAAAACGCCTTCTGCTTGTGCTGCAAGAAGTGCTCGATCCACGCCCAGACCAAAACCGATTCCAGAAAGTGCTTGACCGCCAAGAATCTCCATCAGGCCGTCGTAACGTCCACCGCCACCAATTCCTGATTGCGCCCCAAGTCCTTCATGAATGAACTCAAAAGTAGTGCCGGTGTAATAATCCAATCCGCGGACCATTCGGGGATTTACTACATATGAAATGCCAAGTGAATCTAGATAACTCTTTACCTGCTTAAAGTTCTCCGCAGAGTCAGCCGAGAGATAGTCAAGTAAGAGAGGTGCCTTTGCCATCGCCTCTTTCATCTCTGGTCGTTTATCGTCAAATAAACGAAGTGGATTTATCGCAGCGCGAGTCGCGGTTGCTTCATCCAGATCCAACTTCGATATAAATTGCAGTAAATCAACGCGATGAGCAGCGCGAGATTGTGCATCTCCAAGCGAAGTGATATCTAAGCGGTAATTCTTTAAACCTAAAGATTTAAATCCTTGATCTGCGATGGCAATCACTTCAGCATCTATCGCTGGATCATCTAGACCAATCGCTTCAATTCCAACTTGATAGAACTGGCGATAGCGCCCTGCTTGTGGGCGTTCGGCGCGGAAGAATGCTCCGGAGTACCAGACCTTTACGGGAAGTTGCCCGCGATCCAAACCCTTTTCGATTACTGCACGCATAACACCAGCAGTGCCTTCGGGGCGCAAAGTTATAGAACGCCCACCGCGATCTTCGAAGGTGTACATCTCCTTCGATACAACATCAGTTGACTCGCCTACTCCACG is part of the Candidatus Planktophila lacus genome and harbors:
- a CDS encoding DUF948 domain-containing protein; this encodes MVTGPGGVATIIAACSLLVIAIAISYAVIRIGRLVDEARASLKVLTDETAPLIHESTRTVELVNSPLESFARITKNVEDVTTKVADATTGFMDKSGPAVKVAGALISAAGMSKSRSKKKKKAE
- the aspS gene encoding aspartate--tRNA ligase, coding for MLRTHDAGALRASDAGQTVSLAGWVARRRDHGGVAFIDLRDATGSVQVVIRDEALAGSLRAEWCLQIKGEVVLRPDGNANTSNPTGAIEVMGDDIVVLSESAALPFPVDSGNDSEISEEVRLKYRYLDLRREKPAANMRLRSKVTSTIRRVMEDLDFLEIETPYLTRSTPEGARDFLVPVRLQPGSWYALPQSPQLFKQLLMVAGMERYYQIARCFRDEDFRADRQPEFTQLDIEMSFIDQADILAVAEKLLVKIWKEAVGYDIPTPIRHMTYADAMQNYGSDKPDLRFGLQLVEQTEFFKDTEFRVFQAPYVGSVVMPGGASSPRRELDAWQDWAKARGAKGLAYILVNEDGTLGGPVSKNISEKETAGIVAAAGAKSGDAIFFAAGERSASLSLLGAVRLEIGKRCNLISEGAWEFLWVVDAPMFEPTDNGGWTAVHHPFTGPKPEFAKTFASDPANALAYAYDIVLNGTELGGGSIRIHDRQIQKDVFSVIGLSDEEAMSKFGFLLEAFNYGPPPHGGIALGLDRVCALLTGSDSIREVIAFPKTASGGDPLTGAPTPITPAQRKESGIDGVTKVDSQK
- the hisS gene encoding histidine--tRNA ligase is translated as MKYEKIQAPKGVSEYAPPLSAAFEWVRESLIAPAKLAGYQLMELPVFEDTSLFSRGVGESTDVVSKEMYTFEDRGGRSITLRPEGTAGVMRAVIEKGLDRGQLPVKVWYSGAFFRAERPQAGRYRQFYQVGIEAIGLDDPAIDAEVIAIADQGFKSLGLKNYRLDITSLGDAQSRAAHRVDLLQFISKLDLDEATATRAAINPLRLFDDKRPEMKEAMAKAPLLLDYLSADSAENFKQVKSYLDSLGISYVVNPRMVRGLDYYTGTTFEFIHEGLGAQSGIGGGGRYDGLMEILGGQALSGIGFGLGVDRALLAAQAEGVLVENQFSSDLFIIPLGDNQKSASLSIAAKLREAGIRTEIAFGDRALKGAMKAADKSGSRYVIVLGDSEVASGSVELKRMSDGSTRSVKIDQLQSVLLGDL